The sequence GCTGGCTGTTGTGGGCGTAGAACACACCGGCGGTCCAGGTCAGGCGCGCGCCCGGAGTATTCGACTGCAGGCGGACTTCCTGGGTGAAGTTCTCCTGGGTGTTGGTGATCCAGTTGGTCGAAACATAGGGCCCGAAACCCGGCAGGTTGAGGCCGTTAGCGTTGAGCAGATTGCCCGTAATGCAGCCCACCTGGCCGTAGTTGGAACCGGTGCAACCGGCAGGCGTGGCGCCCTGAGGATCGGTGGGAGCGGGAATGGTGTTTCCGCCCTCGTCGGTCGTGGTGGCCGTGGTGAAGTGCTCGAAATAGGAGAGGTTGTACAGCGTACCGCTGTAGCCATTCACCCGTTCGCGGCGGTTGTAGTACGAGGTGTTGGCGATCAGCTTCACCGGGCCGAGGTCCCAGTCGATCTTCACAGCCGGCAGATAGAACCGGTCCTTGTCGGCCATCCGGTCCGGCGTGCCGCTGTTGTACTGGCCATTCCCCGGATTGGAGGTCGAAACCCAGTATTCGTCGTGATTGTGCTGGTCACGCTTCTCGTAGTTCATCGAGGGCGTGATCGACAGGTTCGGCGTCACCGCCCAGGTCAGGGCGCCGCGCAGCACATAGGTGTCTGTGCGGTTAGCGTTCTTGTCGACGCCGCCGACATTGTTGTTGTCGGTGCGATCGACCCAGCCGCCGTCATGGCGGCCCCAGGCGCTCAGACGGAAGCCCAGCTTGTCCTGTACGATCGGGCCGCCATAGGCGCCGCCGAACTCGTAGCTGGGTGCGCCGGTCTCGGTCTGCGCGCCCTCGGCGTGGATCATGCCGCTGAAGTCGCTCAGGCTCGGCTGGGTGGTGATGTAGCGGACCGTGCCGCCTTCCGAGCCGGCGCCGAACAGGGTGCCCTGAGGCCCCCGCAGCACCTCGACGCGCTGCAGGTCGAACACGGCGGGCAGGGTGTTGTTGGCGTTCAGGCCCAGGGCGCGCATCTGGATCGGGGTGTCGTCGATATAGATGCCGGTGGTGCCCGAACCTGCGGTGGACTCGATGCCCCGGATCGAAACGTCGTGGCGGTCTTCGTTGAAGGTGACGCCGGGGGTGAATTTGGCGAGGTCGGCGAAAGATTTGACCCCCTGGATGTCCATCTTGGCCGCCGTGAACGCGCTGACGCTCAGGGGGACCTTGCTCAGCGCCTGGGATTGACGCGTGGCGGTGACGATAATTTCCGTGGTGTCTTGAGGCTTGGCCTTGGCAGGCGCCGGTGCGGCGGTCTGGGCGAAGGCCGCGGCGCCGCAGACCATCGGGGCGGCGAAGGCGGTGGTCGCCAGCAACAGGCGGCGTAGGGCGGAATTTCGAGGCATGCGTGGAGTCCCCTCCTTATGGCGGGGTGACGTTGGTATGGCTCCGGCCATCGGTCAAGTCTCTGTGATCACATATTTTGCGACTGTGATCTCTGCGCCAACTGGCGCCGGGCTGCTGTTCAGGCTATGATGCATTTCTCCGCAGGCTGAACAGGATCTCCGGGGCCGGCCGTCAACGCCGCCCCTTGCATGCGCCAAGACGCACCATCGAGACGCTCCGCACGCGCGCCGCTCAAGGCGGTGGCCCGTCAGGCGTCGTCAGCTTCGGATTTCGCAACAGTCGGCTCGATATGTCGAATCTGGCGGCGCCAGCACCGCTGCGCGCCCGACGATTAGCGCCCAAAATCCACTTCAGCATACCGCTCGCGACGCTCCTTGCGTTGCAAAAACAAATAAATTCAGTGAATTGAAAATGGCCAAGAAAAAGAACCGCGTCGCCGAAGAGACGACGCCCATCACCAATGTCGCGGAAGCTAAGGCTTGGGCCTACGCCCGCGGGGTGACCGAAGTCGAGTGCCTTGTCCCGGACCTCGCCGGCGTCGCCCGCGGCAAGATCATGCCCGCCTCCAAGTTCTTCGAGGACACGGCGATGGCGCTGCCCTCGTCGATCTTCATGCAGACTATCTCGGGGGAATATCCCGAAGAAAACGGCGACTTCCGCTTCGATCCCTCAGACGGCGATCTGGAGCTGAGGCCCGACTTCTCCAGCCTGTGCGACGTGCCCTGGGCGCCGGAGCCGACCGCGCAGGTGATCCACGACGCCTACTACCGCGATGGCCGACCGGTCGAGATCGCGCCGCGCCAGGTGCTGAGGCGGGTGCTGGATCTATACCGCAACAAGGGCTGGGAGCCGGTGGTGGCGCCCGAGCTGGAATTCTACCTGGTCAAGCGCAACACCGACCCCGACTATCCGCTGGAGCCGCCGATCGGCCGCTCCGGGCGGGCGGAGGCCGGCCGCCGCTCCTATTCGATCTCGGCGGTCAACGAGTTCGACGCCATCTTCGAAGACATCTACGCCTTCGCCGAGGCCCAGGCGCTGGAGGTCGACACCCTGATCCATGAGGAAGGCGCAGCGCAGATGGAGATCAACCTGCGCCACGGCGATCCGCTGGTGCTGGCCGACCAGGTGTTCCTGCTCAAGCGCACGATCCGGGAAGCCGCCCTAGCGCACGACATCTACGCCACCTTCATGGCCAAGCCGATCGCACACGAGCCGGGCTCGGCCATGCACGTTCACCAGTCGGTGCTGTCGCAGGAGACCGGCAAGAACATCTTCAGTGACGAGGAGGGGAGGCCGACCCAGGCTTTCTTCAACTTCCTGGGCGGGCACCAGCGCTATGTCCCGGCGGTGACCTGCATCCTGGCGCCCTACGTCAATTCCTATCGGCGCCTGGTCAAGGGCGCCTCGGCGCCGGTGAACGTGCAGTGGGGCTATGACAATCGCACCACAGGCCTGCGAATCCCGCCGTCGTCGCCGTCCAACCGGCGGATTGAGAACCGGGTGCCGTCGTCGGACGCCAATCCCTACCTGGCTCTGGCGGCCTCCCTGGCCTGCGGCTATCTGGGTCTGGTCGAGGCGCTGTCGCCCAGCGAACCGGTGAACGGCATGGCCGAAACCGACGAATTCGACCTGCCGGCCGGCTTGCTGGAAGCGGTCAACCTGTTCGAAGAGACCGAGGAACTGGGCGAGATATTCGGCCGCACCTTCGTCACCACCTATGCGGCGGTCAAACGGGCCGAATTCGCGACCTTCATGCGCGTGATCAGCCCCTGGGAGCGGGAATTCCTGTTGCTGAACGTCTAGGCCAGCGCCGAACGCTCGGTATTTGTGATCACAGAAAGCCGGTCGCGCTATGCGACCGGCCGCCATGCCGATCGAAGGCCTTTGAAGCAACGTGGTGAATCGCTGTTGAGGTTACCGGCCGCCCAAATCCGACAGGAAGTGGTATTCTGGCGCCGAATACTTGTTGGGTCGCCATAATTGCGATCGGGATCAACCTTCGGTGTATGCTTAATTCCAATTAGTGACGTCGATACACGTCTGCTTTAACCAAAATTGCTGGAATTCCGGGCGTCCCGTCGGAGGCCCTGATGTCGGCTGTGTACCTGAATTTCAACGGCCAAGCCGTCGCCACCAGCGCCGCCGCCCATGCCTGGCTCGACACGACCGGTTACGGGCAGACGCTGACGGCGACCGCCACCCCGACCCAGTTCGGCGACCAGTACGGCGGCGGGACCATGATCGGCGGGACCGGCGACGACACCTTCTACATCATGGACAGCACTGAAAATATCAGTGTGGCGTCCAGCACCGGCGTTGACACGGTGTACGCCTGGGCGAACTACACGCTGGTCGCGAACGTCAACAACATCACGCTGGAAAAGGCCGACCTGACCGCGGTCGGCAACAGCGGCGACGACCTGATGATTTCAGGCGGGACCCAGGACACCCTGATTGCGGGGTCGGGTTCGAACGTGCTGGTGGATGCCGGTTCAGGCGGCGTCTTCTTCCAGTTCAACGCGAACATGACCACCGACGTGATCTATGGATTCCAGGCCAGCGGAACCAATCACGACATCATCAATCTGAACGGGACGGGCTACAGCAACTTCACCCAGTTGCAATCACACCTGACTCAGCAGGGCTCGGACGCCCTGCTGACCCTGTCCCCGACACAGGCGATCCTGATCCGCAACACCCTGGCCTCGTCGCTGACGGCGTCCGACTTCGGGTTCAGCGTGAGCCTGGCCAACGTCACCCCGACCTTCGACGACGAATTCAACAGCCTGAGCCTGTGGAATTCCGCCACCGGGACGGGGACCTGGAAGACCAGCTTCATATCCGGCAACCAGACCGGCGCGCTGTCCTGGATGAGCCGGACCCTGGCGCCCAA is a genomic window of Phenylobacterium montanum containing:
- a CDS encoding TonB-dependent receptor; amino-acid sequence: MPRNSALRRLLLATTAFAAPMVCGAAAFAQTAAPAPAKAKPQDTTEIIVTATRQSQALSKVPLSVSAFTAAKMDIQGVKSFADLAKFTPGVTFNEDRHDVSIRGIESTAGSGTTGIYIDDTPIQMRALGLNANNTLPAVFDLQRVEVLRGPQGTLFGAGSEGGTVRYITTQPSLSDFSGMIHAEGAQTETGAPSYEFGGAYGGPIVQDKLGFRLSAWGRHDGGWVDRTDNNNVGGVDKNANRTDTYVLRGALTWAVTPNLSITPSMNYEKRDQHNHDEYWVSTSNPGNGQYNSGTPDRMADKDRFYLPAVKIDWDLGPVKLIANTSYYNRRERVNGYSGTLYNLSYFEHFTTATTTDEGGNTIPAPTDPQGATPAGCTGSNYGQVGCITGNLLNANGLNLPGFGPYVSTNWITNTQENFTQEVRLQSNTPGARLTWTAGVFYAHNSQRSTEEIRDQQLNALSEYLWGEDILTAWGDTLLPNGDDYINDTKAHDRQVALFADATYKITDALKLNVGLRYAWTHFDYHNINGGSQDLLCGAGGVSIPDNCSDGIVVINGHPFNSVKGGKDETPFTPKVSLSYQFNSDDMAYATFSKGYRIGGATPPLPAAACGGTFPTEYNSDTVTNYEIGSKDRFFDRKLQVSGSVYYIEWKNIQQAIYVPTCGIQFTANAGNAVSQGFDLQGQWQVTPDFDLELSVGYTDAHYTGNAIEHVSGSQLAAKGDVLDVVPWTVTLGAQYNLTINDHDAFVRADYEYNSHRNKPIPTEDPANPDFYDSGLVPNPAYSQMSARAGMTVDKWDLAFYVNNLFNDHPQLNLQHQDNTTALYEATTLRPRTFGIELNRKF
- a CDS encoding glutamine synthetase family protein, with amino-acid sequence MAKKKNRVAEETTPITNVAEAKAWAYARGVTEVECLVPDLAGVARGKIMPASKFFEDTAMALPSSIFMQTISGEYPEENGDFRFDPSDGDLELRPDFSSLCDVPWAPEPTAQVIHDAYYRDGRPVEIAPRQVLRRVLDLYRNKGWEPVVAPELEFYLVKRNTDPDYPLEPPIGRSGRAEAGRRSYSISAVNEFDAIFEDIYAFAEAQALEVDTLIHEEGAAQMEINLRHGDPLVLADQVFLLKRTIREAALAHDIYATFMAKPIAHEPGSAMHVHQSVLSQETGKNIFSDEEGRPTQAFFNFLGGHQRYVPAVTCILAPYVNSYRRLVKGASAPVNVQWGYDNRTTGLRIPPSSPSNRRIENRVPSSDANPYLALAASLACGYLGLVEALSPSEPVNGMAETDEFDLPAGLLEAVNLFEETEELGEIFGRTFVTTYAAVKRAEFATFMRVISPWEREFLLLNV